From Microcystis aeruginosa NIES-2549, a single genomic window includes:
- the argB gene encoding acetylglutamate kinase, protein MNNNIHENDTQRVKILSEALPYIQEFRGRTVVVKYGGAAMNNSDIKDTVMRDIVFLSCVGVRPVIVHGGGPEINSWLDKLGIEPQFKDGLRVTDADTMDVVEMVLVGRVNKEIVALINQAGGKAVGLCGKDGNLITARPVGKEGIGFVGEVSSVDTSVVESLVNSGYIPVISSVAADETGQAHNINADTVAGEIAAALGAAKLILMTDTAGILENYKDPSTLLPKLDIQQARQLIEKGIVAGGMIPKVGCCVRSLAQGVQAAHIIDGRLPHALLLEIFTDRGIGSMIVASGYTNL, encoded by the coding sequence ATGAACAATAATATCCACGAAAACGATACCCAACGGGTGAAAATCCTCAGCGAAGCCCTACCCTATATACAAGAATTTCGCGGTCGTACTGTAGTGGTTAAATACGGTGGTGCGGCCATGAATAACAGCGATATCAAAGACACGGTCATGCGAGATATCGTTTTTCTCTCCTGTGTGGGAGTTCGTCCCGTGATTGTCCACGGTGGCGGTCCAGAAATCAATAGTTGGCTGGATAAATTAGGCATTGAACCCCAATTTAAAGACGGTTTACGCGTCACCGATGCCGACACCATGGATGTGGTAGAAATGGTGCTGGTGGGGCGCGTCAATAAAGAAATTGTTGCCCTGATCAATCAAGCCGGCGGTAAAGCGGTAGGATTATGCGGTAAGGATGGTAATCTGATCACTGCCCGTCCCGTGGGTAAAGAGGGCATTGGTTTTGTGGGAGAAGTCAGCAGTGTCGATACTAGCGTCGTCGAATCCTTGGTCAATAGTGGCTATATTCCCGTGATTTCCAGTGTGGCCGCCGATGAAACCGGCCAAGCTCATAATATCAATGCCGATACGGTAGCCGGAGAAATAGCGGCGGCTTTAGGGGCAGCTAAACTGATTTTGATGACCGATACAGCCGGAATTTTAGAGAATTACAAGGATCCTTCCACTTTATTGCCTAAATTGGATATCCAACAGGCCCGGCAGTTGATTGAAAAAGGCATCGTTGCCGGCGGGATGATTCCCAAAGTTGGCTGCTGTGTGCGATCGCTGGCCCAGGGAGTTCAGGCCGCTCATATTATCGATGGTCGTCTTCCCCACGCCCTTTTACTGGAAATTTTTACCGATCGAGGCATCGGTTCCATGATTGTGGCTTCCGGTTATACTAACCTATAG
- a CDS encoding DUF4327 family protein — protein MTKQAVAHPMVKFQRKVSKWIDAKVVKPSDSIWKLALLYGDEWGYWKQELLDFGFSMQDPLSEVVAVEAWDEE, from the coding sequence ATGACCAAACAAGCTGTAGCTCACCCGATGGTGAAGTTTCAACGCAAGGTTAGCAAGTGGATAGATGCAAAAGTAGTCAAACCTAGCGATAGTATCTGGAAACTCGCTCTTTTATACGGAGATGAGTGGGGATACTGGAAGCAAGAGTTGCTCGATTTCGGTTTCTCCATGCAAGACCCTCTCAGCGAAGTGGTAGCGGTAGAAGCTTGGGACGAAGAATAA
- a CDS encoding efflux RND transporter periplasmic adaptor subunit has protein sequence MGSTPIILSALVILSLSASCSPGTETQPPSPAARTTTVNVTTAKLATIGRNLDYTGTTRPLKVVSLRSQATGQLLNLPVEVGDEVQLGQILAHVDDRLLATVVRQEKSALSALEAELARARIEVSNAEIEVERLQLQYQQAKNDAERLQKLALEGAIPLQQGETAQTTAAVALKAVNSARSRIKVEEQVVAGIIGRIAAQKSVIAQEQQRQAYAILKSPATGIVIEKLKEPGDLVSIGDEVLKIGDFQQVKVVVLLSELDLKTINLGQTVNVSLDAFGERNFSGRINRIFPLSQGTARRIPVEITLPNGDGLIKGGLLARVRFNNNSAPQVIVPETAIVSQGESPAIFVLSESNSQVQKRPVRLGQALDGQVEIITGLEPGERFVVNSSKPLQNGEKVRVSILSNP, from the coding sequence ATGGGATCGACTCCGATTATCCTTTCCGCTCTGGTTATCTTATCCTTAAGCGCGAGTTGTTCTCCCGGGACCGAAACCCAACCACCGTCACCAGCGGCCCGTACTACTACCGTCAACGTCACCACCGCTAAACTGGCAACCATCGGACGCAATCTCGATTACACGGGAACTACCCGACCTTTAAAAGTCGTTTCTCTGCGATCGCAAGCCACCGGTCAGTTACTCAATCTCCCCGTCGAGGTGGGAGATGAGGTGCAATTAGGACAAATCCTCGCTCATGTTGATGATCGTCTCCTCGCCACCGTTGTCCGGCAAGAAAAATCCGCCCTGTCGGCCCTAGAAGCAGAATTAGCCCGGGCGAGAATTGAAGTCAGTAACGCTGAAATTGAAGTGGAGCGCCTACAACTACAATACCAACAGGCCAAAAATGATGCCGAGCGCCTGCAAAAATTAGCCCTAGAAGGAGCAATTCCCCTGCAACAGGGTGAAACAGCCCAAACCACGGCGGCAGTGGCTTTAAAAGCCGTTAATAGCGCCAGATCGAGAATTAAAGTCGAGGAACAGGTGGTGGCGGGAATTATCGGCAGAATTGCCGCCCAAAAATCGGTCATCGCTCAGGAACAACAACGTCAGGCCTACGCTATTCTTAAATCACCGGCGACGGGGATAGTTATCGAAAAACTAAAAGAGCCGGGGGATTTAGTCAGTATCGGCGATGAAGTCCTCAAAATTGGTGATTTTCAACAGGTCAAGGTAGTAGTATTATTATCGGAATTGGATTTAAAAACAATTAATTTAGGACAAACGGTTAATGTCAGCCTTGATGCTTTCGGTGAGAGAAATTTTTCCGGTCGCATTAACAGGATTTTTCCCCTCAGCCAAGGCACGGCCCGGCGGATTCCCGTGGAGATTACTCTACCCAATGGGGATGGTTTAATTAAAGGGGGATTATTGGCCCGGGTGCGGTTTAATAATAATTCTGCCCCTCAGGTGATTGTCCCCGAAACAGCAATTGTCAGTCAAGGGGAATCCCCGGCAATTTTCGTCCTTTCCGAGTCTAACTCACAAGTGCAAAAACGTCCCGTTCGTCTCGGTCAAGCGCTCGACGGTCAAGTAGAAATTATCACCGGACTTGAACCGGGGGAGCGTTTCGTCGTTAATAGTAGTAAACCTTTGCAAAATGGCGAAAAAGTCCGGGTCAGTATCCTCAGTAATCCTTGA
- a CDS encoding IS607 family transposase, protein MSKLTISEAAKLKGVSVSTLRRWESEGKLIPERTANGHRRYTISQLLGLKENLSYTVGYCRVSSHDQKKDLERQKEVVELFCAQNGWPVEIIDDLGSGLNYNKKGLKRLIRLIVDSKVERLVLTHKDRLLRFGSELIFSLCEQFGTEVVIINRTEDSTFEEDLAQDVLEIITVFSARLYGSRSHKNRKIVEELRDVATRIQD, encoded by the coding sequence ATGAGTAAGTTGACCATATCAGAAGCGGCTAAATTAAAAGGTGTAAGCGTATCGACATTAAGACGTTGGGAGTCTGAAGGTAAACTAATTCCAGAACGGACTGCTAATGGGCATCGTCGTTATACAATTTCTCAGTTGCTTGGTTTAAAAGAGAATCTCTCTTATACTGTTGGCTATTGCCGTGTTTCTAGTCATGACCAAAAGAAAGATTTAGAACGTCAAAAAGAAGTTGTCGAATTGTTTTGCGCTCAAAACGGTTGGCCAGTTGAAATTATAGACGACTTAGGTTCAGGACTTAACTACAACAAAAAAGGATTAAAGCGATTAATTCGGTTGATTGTTGATAGTAAAGTAGAGAGATTGGTCTTAACTCATAAGGATAGATTACTTAGATTTGGTAGTGAATTAATCTTTAGTCTGTGTGAGCAATTCGGGACTGAAGTTGTCATTATCAATCGAACTGAAGACAGTACATTTGAGGAGGATTTGGCGCAAGATGTCTTAGAAATTATTACGGTATTTTCCGCTAGATTGTATGGCTCTAGAAGCCATAAAAATAGAAAAATCGTAGAGGAGTTAAGAGACGTTGCTACTAGGATTCAAGACTGA
- a CDS encoding RNA-guided endonuclease InsQ/TnpB family protein, translating to MLLGFKTELKPNNQQRSLLAQHAGTARHAWNWGLALTKQILDHNQANPDEKIKFPTAIDLHKWLVALVKSEHDWYYQVSKCAPQWALRALSDAWKRCFKKIAKPPNFKKKGKQDSFTLDGSIKIAHQKIKVPVIGWLKTYERLPDGYQPKSVTISKKANRWFISFKMEVEPQTTNKTHDVVGCDLGIKSLATLSTGETFEGSKSYRKYEKQLARLQYLNRHKVKGSNNWNKAQRQIAKLHFKIANIRKDTLHKLTTYLAKNHGQIVIEDLNVSGMMANHKLAKAIQDMGFYEFRRQLNYKSQLYGSELIIADRWFPSSKTCFNCGYKKESLSLTERVFECEQCHAVCGRDLNASLNLASLAVSSTVSACGVDSADTTTVKQEVNVKFAHE from the coding sequence TTGCTACTAGGATTCAAGACTGAGTTAAAACCAAATAATCAACAACGCTCATTATTAGCCCAACACGCAGGAACCGCACGTCATGCTTGGAATTGGGGTTTGGCTTTAACCAAGCAAATTTTAGACCATAATCAAGCTAACCCTGATGAAAAAATCAAGTTTCCTACGGCTATTGACCTTCACAAATGGTTGGTAGCATTGGTAAAATCAGAGCATGATTGGTATTACCAAGTGTCTAAATGCGCCCCCCAATGGGCGTTAAGAGCTTTATCCGATGCTTGGAAAAGATGCTTCAAGAAGATAGCCAAACCACCAAATTTCAAGAAGAAAGGTAAACAGGATAGTTTCACTTTAGATGGGAGCATTAAAATTGCCCATCAAAAGATAAAAGTTCCTGTGATTGGTTGGTTAAAAACTTACGAGCGGCTACCTGATGGATACCAGCCAAAATCTGTTACTATTAGTAAAAAAGCTAATAGGTGGTTTATTAGTTTTAAGATGGAAGTTGAACCACAAACAACCAATAAAACTCATGATGTAGTTGGTTGTGATCTGGGAATTAAATCTTTGGCTACTTTATCGACAGGTGAAACGTTTGAAGGCTCTAAAAGTTATCGTAAATACGAAAAACAATTAGCCAGACTTCAATACTTGAACCGACATAAGGTAAAAGGTTCAAATAATTGGAATAAAGCCCAACGGCAAATAGCTAAACTTCATTTTAAAATAGCTAATATCCGTAAAGATACGTTACATAAACTCACCACTTATTTAGCCAAGAACCACGGCCAGATAGTAATTGAGGATTTAAATGTGTCTGGGATGATGGCTAATCACAAATTAGCTAAAGCCATTCAGGATATGGGTTTTTACGAGTTCCGAAGACAACTTAATTATAAATCTCAGTTGTATGGTTCGGAATTAATCATAGCTGATAGGTGGTTTCCTAGCAGTAAAACCTGTTTTAATTGTGGGTACAAGAAAGAGTCTCTATCTTTAACTGAAAGAGTTTTTGAGTGTGAACAATGCCATGCAGTTTGCGGTCGAGACTTGAACGCTAGTCTGAATCTAGCTTCTTTGGCGGTGAGTTCCACCGTGTCAGCTTGTGGAGTAGATAGTGCCGACACTACTACAGTGAAGCAGGAAGTTAACGTCAAATTTGCTCATGAGTAG